The Ignavibacteriales bacterium genome segment GGTTATCCAAACTAGATGATATTTTATATCGTATACTGTATGTGATGACTTTCTGTAATTTTCCATTGAGCGAATTTACTAAAGTCTTCGCCTAAAGGCGAGGGTTTTTGCCCGCCAATCCCAGTAAGGGACAATAAAAAAACTAAAATGAACTAAAACTTTAAGTTTACTCTTTCTTTTATTTAGCAGATTGAATTCTTATTTTTGTCCCGAACAACTCGCAATCATAATTGAAGAAAAACATAAACATACTTTCTGATAAGTTTATTCTGGATTTAAGGCAAGCTACTACCGGATATTTATCATCTGAAAATTTTGAAAAATTAATTAATGCATTTGAGCATGAACTGAAAGTTTTTTATTTCTCAGCTTCAACAGAAGCGAACCTGCACAGAATTATTTTTTCTTTATATGATAAGATCTCTTTCCTTTCAGATTGTTTAAAATATCCTTTCCATATACAAATTGTTATTGCAGTAGCAGTAAACAGTAATTTTTTAACTGATGTAATTGTTCGAAATCCAGAATTCTTATCCTGGATATTAAATCCTGAAATTCTAAATCAAAGGATAACTGAAAAGTACATTGAAAATGATATTGGGCAAACATTAACGCGATACAAAACATTTAATGCAAAGGTTAACTACCTTAGAACATTAAAACGAAGAGAACTTTTAAGAATAGGATTGAATGACATTCTTGGCAACACTAATGTAAAAGAAACCACTGAATTGTTATCTATACTGGCAAAAGGAATTAACTCTAAACTGTTTTCACTATGCCACAACGAAGTAATGGCAAAGTACAACTTGAAAATATCCGGGTCAAGATATTGCCTTGCTGCATTAGGAAAATTAGGTGGAGACGAATTAAACTACAGTTCTGATATCGACCTGCTATTATTTTTTGATAAAAATTCGGTCGTAAAACAAAATCCAAGAAAAGAATATTTTGAAATTTTAAGTGAAGCCGCATACTTGTTTGTACAATCTTCAACTGCCATTACGGACAAAGGATATTTGTACAGAGTTGATTTTCGACTTCGTCCCGATGGCAGAAACTCACCACTTTGCCGCACCTTGAAGGATTACCTCCAGTATTATGAAACCAGGGGTGAGGATTGGGAAAGGCAGATGCTAATTAAATTAAGCTTAGTTAGTGGAAGCAAAAAATTATTCGAATCCTTCAACAGTTATGTGCAACATTTTGTGTATCCATCTTCATTTTCTAATTCGCCGTTATCTCAGATTGCAAGAATAAAAAATGATATTGAAAAGAAGGTTGGTGAAAAAGAAAATGTTAAACTTTTTTCTGGCGGCATCCGCGATATTGAATTTTCAGTTCAAGCTCTTCAGCTGTTAAATGGTGGAAAACTAAAAGAATTAAGAACCGGCAATTCACTAACTGCAATTGGAAAGTTACGAGAGAAAAATCTTTTAACTGAAGATGAATCCGCAAGTTTAATTTCTGCTTACAACTTCTATCGGAAAATTGAGCACTTTCTTCAATTGATGAATGATAAGCAGACGCATTTAGTTCCGGAAGATGATGATACTCTTAATAAACTTTCCAGTTATTTACGTTTTAAGGATATAGGTAGTTTCCAGAAGCGAGTAGCGAGCACAAGGAAGCAAATAAAAAAAATATTTGATTCGATAGTTGGTAAGGAAGAAATTAATCCCTCATCTCTGGATAGTATCCAGTTCACAGAAAGAAAGAAAGCAATCGGTAATTTTAAGTATTTGCAAACTGGGCAAGGTTTACTGGAACAAAAGCAGTTCGATAAACAAGCTATAAACTCGTTTCAGAAAATTGAAACTACATTATTCGCTTTTCTAAGTAAAAGTTTAGCACCAGATTCAGTAGTAGAAAATTTTGCACGGATAATAAAAATCCGCCCGCTTCCATCAATCTGGTACAACGAATTTACGGATACAAATTTCTTTTATTCATTTCTAAAAATTTGTGAACGGAATAAAAAAGCCGTTGAATTAATGGTAATTGATAAATCGCTTGGTGATTTGATTCTGAACAGACGTGCTTTTAACGAAAGGTTCGATACTATCGAGAACTTTTCAACTAATCAAATGATCTTCATTCTTTCGGTTCAATTTTGTCTTGGAATTATTAAGGTAGAAAGGCTTTCAAAAATTCTTTCAGAATTTCTTTTGGCAAAAATAAAAACAATTTGTAAATCCTTTTCTTTACCAGATAGATTTTTCATTATCGCATTAGGTAGTTTTGGAACTGATGAAATGACTTTTGGTTCAGACGTTGATTTAATTTTTGCAGTTGAAAATATTCTTAAATACCCAAATGTTCAAACAGAATTTCAAAATCTCTTGTTAAAGCTGAAGGAACAATTAAAACCATTCGATGTTGATAGCAGGTTGAGACCCGAAGGAAAAAGTTCGCAGTTAGTTTGGGATGTGGACAAATATTTTGACTATTTAGAAAATAGAGCTCAAACCTGGGAACTTCAGTCGCTCACCCGGATTAAATTTGTTTATGGTTCAATAGAGCTTTACAATAATTTTCTTGAAGGAGTGAAGAAGCGCGTAAAATTTTTAGAGCATAGTAGTTTGATTAAGGATATTTTAGATATGCGTTCCAAAATGGAAAAGCAATTGCTTTCCACATCTCAGGCTCAATTCGGAAATTTCTTTAACATCAAGCGGAGCCGGGGTGGCTTAGCTGATATTGAATTTATAGTTCAATACCAGGTACTTAAAAATTCAGAATCATTCTCTAAACTGATCGGCAAGAATACAAAAAGTGCAATCAAAATCCTGATAGATTTTTCGGAAAATTTTAATAGCTTTGAAGCGCTGATTGAAAATTATTCTTTTTTAAAAAAGCTCGAAATTTGGGTACAGATTTTATTTGAAACAAATTCGAAAGTAATTCCTTTAGATAATGTAAAGCGAAACCTATTAGCTAATGTGCTGAATTTTAAAATACCAAGGGATTTGGAAGTTGAATTAACAAGAATAAAAAAAGCAAATCATGATTTCTTTAAAAAGATATTTGCCATTTAATTTTTTTACTACTTCGATCATTTGGATTCATGATAATTTTATAAATAACTCATAAAATGTTCGATAACAAATAATAGGTCGGATGTGATATTTCTAAAAAAATATTATACGGTAGTTTCCACATTAAGCATTTTTATTATTTATCTAATTACACTTGCACCAACAGTTATCCAGATAGACGCTGGTGAATTAGCAGCAGTTGAGGCAAAACTTGGGATAGCACATCCAACCGGTTACCCGCTATTTACAGTTCTTGGGTATTTATTTGTGAATCTTCCTTTGCCCTTCTCTGAAATATTTTTAGCAAACTTACTGGCAGCAATTTATTGCAGTATCGGTACTAGTATTTTTGCGGCATCATCTAAATTAGTTTTAGATAATTTGCAATTATTTTCTAAAAAGCAGATCATCCTAAAAAGCAAAAAAACAAAATCCGTAAAGGAGATTGAACAAATAACGGTTGATCCAGAATTAGAGACAAAGATAATATTATCAGTTATTTTGGGTAGTATAGTTTTAGGATTAAGTAAAACATTTTGGTTTCAAAGCACTTCAGTTGAAGTTTATTCATTGCACATTTTACTAATTAACTTAATCATTTACTTTTTATTGCGTGCTTTTATTGAAAAAGATGACGATAAGAAAAGCTGGCTGCTGTTTGCATTAATGCTTGGTTTAGGATTTTCCAATCACATGACAACGATGCTTATTCTTCCGGCAACAGCTTATTTGTATTTTCTTAAAAATCAATTCAACAAAAATGCTTACAAAAAGATTGGGTTAATGCTTGCCATATTTTTTCCAATTTTAATTTTGCTTTACTCTTACCTTCCCATTCGCGCAACACAAAATCCTGAAATCAATTGGGGAAATCCGTTTGATCTGGAGCGAATTTTAAGACATATCTCTGGAAAGCAGTACCAGGTTTGGCTTTTCACTTCAATTGATGCAGCTAAGAAACAATTTACTTATTTCATTAGCAATCTACCATTGGAGTTTGCAACTATCAGTTTGGTTTTTTGTATCATCGGTATTTTCACTTCATTTATTAAAGCAAAAAAGTTTTTCGTGTTTGTAATAATCACTTTTATTTCAACAGTTCTTTATTCAATCAATTATGATATTAATGATATCGACTCATACTTTCTGCTCGCATACATTTCATTTTCTTTCTTTGCCGTATTTGGAATTTATAAATTGATTGATATTCTAACTTTAAAAAAAGAATCAATACTAATTCCAGTTTCTGGAATCTTAGTTTGTATTTTACTTCAGTTCTATATCAATTTTCCCAAAGTAAATCAGAATAATATTTATATAATTGAAGACTATTCTAAATCCTTAATAAACAGCACTGAAAAAAACAGTATTATCTTTAGCTACCAATGGGATTTTTTTGTTTCAGCTTCTTACTATTTTCAACACGTTGATAATTTTAGGAAAGATGTTACGATTATCGATAAGGAATTGCTCAGACGTTCCTGGTATTTTAACCAGATGAAAAGAAACTCTCCACAAATTGCCGAAAGGATTCAACCAGAGATCAATCAATTTTTATCAGCAGTAAAACCATTTGAGCGTGAAGAAAATTATGACCCAAATTTGCTTGAGAATGCGTACCAAAGAGTAATGGCTAAACTTATTTCAGAAAATATTAACGTCCATCCTTTTTATATAGGTCCCGAACTTTTTGATAATGAAATGCAAAATGGACAGTTCGCTTTGCCACAAGGTTACTTTTTAGTACCCGATTTGTTTCTATTTAAAGTTGTGAGAACCACTGAGTATGTGCCATCAAAAGAACCAAATTTTAAAATTCGAATCCCTGAACAAAAAAATTATTACTACAATTTTATAGAAAATACTGTTGGTTCGATGCTGGTAAGAAGGGCAATGTATGAAATGAAATTTGACAAAATTGATAAGGCACGTGTGTATATAAATAAAGTTAAAAAAGATTTTCCTAATTACATAATTCCGGAAGAATTACAAAATGTATTCAAATAAAGATTTTTCCTTAGAACCAAGGATTGATTATTTCAGATTGGTTTGGAATGATTGTAAAATAACATCCAATTGTTGAATTAATTCTTTCTTGTTGTATTTGGGAGCATAGATTGAACCATCAAGCATAAAAATCCTTTTCGTCTTAACATCATAAATAGTATAATTTATAAACGGACCACCTTTGCTTTTATCACTCATTTCCCAAAGCCCTTGAGACGCAAGAGCATAACTTCCGTTGAAATTAACCTCATTTGTCCTTCTAAAATTTTTATTGATTAAAACAAAGGCTTTTTTATTTGTAGATCGGAAATACTTCTCAGTTAATTTATTCCTTATTCCAATTATTGAATCCGGAGTAATTAACTCAGGTGAGGCATTATCGATCCAATGAACAAAAATCCATTTTGCAAAATCTTCTCCGGCATTGCTTCTTAGCCAAACAAATTTTTCAGATGGAATATTCAGTGCTAAATCGAAATTCCTCGGGATGAAAATTTTCCATTTATAATCATTATATAATTTTTCTTCTACGTCATTTCTTTCATAATTTGAACTTGTCAGTGCTGCAAAAATTCTCTTGCCGGATTCTTTGTTAAAGTGTTTTAACAAACCCTCACTATTCCGATAAATATTTTGTTCAAGCGAATCCAGGTTGGGCTGTGTTAAAATCATTACTAACTGGTTTTGCAGCCATAAATTTTGTTTGATGAAATAAATCTGCTTCCCTTTACTTGCTTTCTCTTTTTCCTCTTCATTTAAAATTGTGGAAATCAGGTCTGCTGTTTTTTGATTGGTATTTAATTCAGCTATTAAAAGAATATTTTTGAAGTTCTTCACTTCATCTAATTGTTTAAAATCTTTCAATATCAATTCAAAAGTTTTTTCTGGCTGCGGCGTAAATATTGTTTTCTCAAATGCATATTCTAATGAACCTTTTAACTTTTTATAAACTGAAGAATCTGCTATCACATAAATTTTATCTTCAGGTCCTACAGCTTCCTTTTGCGATTTGCATGAAATACAAAACTGTGCGAGAATCAAAACTGCACAAATGATAAATATATTTTTAGCTTTAAAGTGGAACATTAGTTAGTACCAGGGATAAATTTGGTAGAAATAAGTAATACAATCCCCACATTACAAAACCGACTGATAATGGGATTGTAAGATTATCGTCTGCCCAACCGTAAGAAACATTTTCTGCAATTGCACCAATTGCAACAGCAAAGAAACCAATCATATATTCAATCAATTTCCCGTTGATTTTTGGAGAGACAAGTACAACCAAACATCCGGTTACAA includes the following:
- a CDS encoding DUF2723 domain-containing protein; amino-acid sequence: MIFLKKYYTVVSTLSIFIIYLITLAPTVIQIDAGELAAVEAKLGIAHPTGYPLFTVLGYLFVNLPLPFSEIFLANLLAAIYCSIGTSIFAASSKLVLDNLQLFSKKQIILKSKKTKSVKEIEQITVDPELETKIILSVILGSIVLGLSKTFWFQSTSVEVYSLHILLINLIIYFLLRAFIEKDDDKKSWLLFALMLGLGFSNHMTTMLILPATAYLYFLKNQFNKNAYKKIGLMLAIFFPILILLYSYLPIRATQNPEINWGNPFDLERILRHISGKQYQVWLFTSIDAAKKQFTYFISNLPLEFATISLVFCIIGIFTSFIKAKKFFVFVIITFISTVLYSINYDINDIDSYFLLAYISFSFFAVFGIYKLIDILTLKKESILIPVSGILVCILLQFYINFPKVNQNNIYIIEDYSKSLINSTEKNSIIFSYQWDFFVSASYYFQHVDNFRKDVTIIDKELLRRSWYFNQMKRNSPQIAERIQPEINQFLSAVKPFEREENYDPNLLENAYQRVMAKLISENINVHPFYIGPELFDNEMQNGQFALPQGYFLVPDLFLFKVVRTTEYVPSKEPNFKIRIPEQKNYYYNFIENTVGSMLVRRAMYEMKFDKIDKARVYINKVKKDFPNYIIPEELQNVFK
- a CDS encoding DUF4837 family protein, producing the protein MFHFKAKNIFIICAVLILAQFCISCKSQKEAVGPEDKIYVIADSSVYKKLKGSLEYAFEKTIFTPQPEKTFELILKDFKQLDEVKNFKNILLIAELNTNQKTADLISTILNEEEKEKASKGKQIYFIKQNLWLQNQLVMILTQPNLDSLEQNIYRNSEGLLKHFNKESGKRIFAALTSSNYERNDVEEKLYNDYKWKIFIPRNFDLALNIPSEKFVWLRSNAGEDFAKWIFVHWIDNASPELITPDSIIGIRNKLTEKYFRSTNKKAFVLINKNFRRTNEVNFNGSYALASQGLWEMSDKSKGGPFINYTIYDVKTKRIFMLDGSIYAPKYNKKELIQQLDVILQSFQTNLK